A segment of the Sulfurovum indicum genome:
AAGCTCTGCAAACTGTGCTTCATCATTGGCATCTGCAACCGAGCCCGGTCTAAGCCCGTCACCCAAAGAGAAGGTAATATCATACGCTTTCATAATCTCACAGATCTCTTCAAAATGTGTATAGAGGAAGTTCTCCTGGTGGTGATGGATCATCCATTTTGCCATAATCGACCCCCCACGGCTGACGATACCCGTCACACGCTTTGCAGTCATCGGCACATGATGCAGCAGCAAACCTGCATGAATAGTAAAGTAGTCTACTCCCTGTTCTGCCTGTTCGATAAGCGTGTCTTTGAAAACTTCCCATGTAAGATCCTCTGCAACCCCGTTTACTTTTTCCAATGCCTGATAGATCGGCACTGTTCCGATAGGGACCGGTGAATTACGTAAAATCCAGTCACGTGTGGTATGGATATTCTTTCCTGTAGATAAATCCATAACCGTATCTGAGCCCCATCTGGTTGCCCATACCATCTTCTCAACCTCTTCGGCAATACTTGAAGTGGTAGCAGAGTTACCGATATTGGAATTCACTTTTACAAGAAAATTTCGTCCAATAATCATCGGTTCTACTTCAGGGTGATTAATATTCAGAGGAATAACTGCACGCCCCTCTGCAACCTCTTTACGCACAAATTCAGGAGTGATCTCTTCAGGTAAATTGGCTCCGAAATTCTCTCCCTTGAGTCTTCCGTTACGCTCCTCATCGGCAAGGTAAGCTTTAGTCCACTCCAGTTTCTGGTTCTCACGGATGGCAATATACTCCATCTCCGGTGTGATGATCCCCTGGCGCGCATAGTGCAGCTGTGTCACGTTTTTCCCTTTTTTTGCACGAAGCGGTGTACGGTGAAGCCCTTTACTTCCTGCTGTAACGAACTCCAGCTGCTCATCAGTATTGTATCCGTTGTCCACAGGCTTGATAATACGCCCCTCATACGGCTCGACATCCCCGCGTGCTTTGATCCACTCTTGACGGATAGGGTCGATCCCTTTGGTCACATCGATCTCGACATTCGGATCAGTATAGACGCCTGAAGTATCATAAACCACAAGCTCTTCATCGTTACTTAACGTAATTTTACGCATTGGTACACGGATATGCGGATGTATCTTTCCGTTTACATAGACTTTGGAAGATCCAGGAAGCGGATCGCGCGTAATGATCTCTTCACTTGCTTCAAAAAGTGATTTGGTTGTGTTTACAGATGTAGTCATAGTATTTCCCTTTTTTAACTTGTCAAATTTTTAAGTATGTAGGGAAGAGTGTAATACGAGGTGAGATAAAGGCTGTTTCGAAACGAAGCTTTATCACATAAGCAGTCATTACAAATCTCTTCCTTACGCCGGTATAATCCGGGTCAAGTTCAACGGGTAGACCTTTGTGGGTCTTCTCAGCCATGTCTTCCATGGCACCCCGAGAGTTTGAAAGTCCACTATAGTCAATTAAAGATAAAATTTCTCTTAAATAACACCTGCTTTACCTAAAGATATTTGCATTATTATCTTTTACTACACATATAAAAGGAGAAGAGATCATGGGAACCTAATCAACGCATCCACTCCAGAAAACATGAAGACATAAAGAACAAACGCACCTTTCTCATCAGCTCAGGCATTGCCTCACTTGCTGCCGCACACTACCTCATCCGTGATGGTTACATGAAAGGTGACAGGCAACCCCCCGATGTCGTCCCACAAGGCAGCGTCAACCTCGCCTTCCTCAGACAGTTCGCTGAAATAGAAGGTGATTGTATCTTTACCATCGAATACTCGGTACATTCAGCCATGATGACGATCTATAGCCTGCTGAACCTCGAAAAGAACCCTCCTAATATTCTACCCCAGCCAGTACGACATCCACGCCCTTGAAGCCGCTTCCAAAACGATGAAACCCAATGATGAAGGGATCTTGGAGAAAATCACAGAACATGTGTTGATAAAAAAGTTGGCGCATACAACGTGGAAGGGATTGATATAATCGCCATTCTATTTCGTCAAAACAACTTTACACAACGGATGCTTTAAGTAAGCATCTTTCTCTTTGTCATACCACACAACCACATGATCAATATATGCTTTTCCGACTTGATACCCTTTTTCAAAATAGCCCTGAAGATCCGCATAAAACCTTTTTGACAATAGACCTATCTGTAGACCTTTATAGAAGATAGAAAACGGTCTGTTTTCTCCTCTTTGTTTGAATGTGACAACTTCACCCGCTATTATCTCATCCCCTTGCATATTCATAGCGTTATCAAACCCAAGTACTATATCTTTTAATCCCATGATCAGTGTTACTTGCTCATCTTTACTGTTATAGTGGGTTTCATCGAAGAGGTATCTGACGTTCTCATCGGTTTTCGAAAGATTTTGTTTTCCATGCATTAAAATCGTTAGTTCCTGTTTCGCACGTGTCATGCCCACATAAAAAAGTCGGTACTCTTCGTCTTTTTTGGGCATACGATCAGGTGCAACCAGCAAAATGACTTTGTCAAACTCCATCCCCTTTGATTTGTGGATGGTAGAAACAGTAACTGTTTTATGGTAAGACTCAAAATCTTCAAACTTGATCTCATCAAGGTAAGCCAACCATTGTGAAATATGATACGTAAGGCTCTCCAGAAGAAATTTATCAATCACTTTTTCCAAAAGCGGAAGGTTTTTTGAGCCATTGAACCTTACCTGTGTCAAAGCAAAGGCTTCACGAAAGTCTTCTGCCCTGTAGAGACTCTCATGTTTGTTTATTTCACTCAAGACCTGATCAAAGTAGATGATCTCTACAAGATTTTTAAGAGAAAAACCATCTCTATCCAAAATATATTTGACCGTAATCCCTTTGGTATCTAACAGGGAATAGAGTCTCATCACCTCTGCGTTCGTATAGGCTAAAACGGCACAGTTTTGGAACATCTCCTCTGTTTCAACCTTTTTGACAGCAGGCATGACCAGATCATTCCAGAGGCAAGTCTGTACCGTAACCGATCCCTCTTCCTCACTGTAAGGCACTAACGGATGGGTCTTGTATCGCTTCTGAACACGTTCTATAAATGTATTGGTATAAGAGACAATTCGTCTTGTGCTTCTAAAGTTGGTCAGCAGTTCATACTGCTTATAATTATCATTTCCCTCATCGTCCTTTCCGAACACCTCTTTAAACACATCAATAAAACGTACATCCGCTCCGGCATGATCCATTATGCACTGGTCATCATCGCCTACGGCGATGATACGCATTTCTCTATTGGCATGGTAAATCTCTTTGACCAGATCAAAACTATCTTGATTGATGTCCTGATACTCATCCAAAACCAGAACACTTTTAAACGGTAACGATATATCGCCATTAACGATCTGTCTCACCGCCTCGCCGATGGCATTGTGGAGAATATCGTCATCCTCTTTTACCACTCTGCCTATGAGTTTCAAAGCATAGGCATGAAAGGTATAGATTTCAATATCATAAGAGATCTCGCCTACCAGCTTATAGAGTCGGCTTCGAAATTCATTGGCGGCGGTACGGGAAAAGGTGAGCATCATGAACTGTTCGGGTTTGATATCTTCCGTTAGGATCAATGAGGCGATCTTATGCACCAGCACTTTTGTTTTACCGCTTCCCGGACCGGCAAGCACCATCATCGCTTTGGTCTCCCTGTCGATGATCACCGCTTTTTGTTCATCAGACATTTCAGCAAATATCTTGTTGTACCTTCGCTGCGTTATCGGACGTGTGATCTTTGCTTTGACCAAGGCATATTTCTTTTTAAAGGAGTCGTATTCCATCGTAAAATAGTCTCTTAAGAACTTACCGGCTCTTGTCGGATCGTATTGCAGTATTTTGCCGTATTCACCCATAATATGAATCGCTTCCACCTTGGAACGATAGTGTGGTTCCATACGATGTTTATAATCCTGTTTGGTATATTTTTTGTTGATCCGTTTCATCTCCTCCTCTTTAGTGATGATCATAGGCGAATAACTGATAAAACGACCATTCAACAACTCAACAATACGCATATGGTGCAGATAGAGCAATGCTTTATCGATCGCTTTCATGCTGTACTGTTTCCCTATCTTTTTGCGTAATTGCTTCAATGAGAACTCTACTTTTGCCTCTTTCTGCTTCTCCGGTATCTGGCAGATAAAATCGGTAATGATCTTTTTACTGATCGTATGTTTGGACTTCAAGTCATTTTGAAACGTCTCCTCATCTATCACCTTAAAATACCATAGATCATACTGACGGCTGATACGTTTGAACATAAAGCTGCTTTTGTCTCTGAGGTTACGAAGCAGATCTCTAATACGCGTTGATTCATTCTTTTGGATAACTCCCGTACTGTAAAGATGTTCGCTCAATTCCTTGATACTCACCGTTTCACGATCCAACGACAACAAATAAGAGACAAGTGATTGTTCTATCTGCCTGATCTCTCGGAACATCTTTAAAGCGTTTTTAAAGATCATCAAGCTTAAATCTTTACTGTCACCCAAGATGCTCATCTCCTTAAGCTGCTGTATCGCCAACGCAATAGCCGATTTTTCCGCACCGAGAAGAAAAGCCAACTCATCAATTTGTATCGACCCTGTACTGCCTCGGTGCAAAATATGCTGAAGTACCAGTATCAACAGTTCCTTGTCCTTTTGTTCTAATGTTTGATCGGCTAAGGTTTGATGGAGTTTATCCATACTTTGTGCAGCAACAGAGTCGGCAAAAAATCTGGTTTTGTTCCGTTTCCGGCTGATGTACCCTTCTCTCTCCAACTCCAAGAGTGCCGTTTTAACTTTTGTACCATAGTCGACCGCACTATCTTCTATATCCCATCCCGCTTCAAGGGCTATTTCAAAAGCTGTTTTGGTCACAGTATCGCCTTTGGCTCGTTTAATAACCTGAAACACGGAGTTGATTTCGGCAGCAGTGATCTTGGAACGGTTCAGTGCGGCAAAATGTTTATCCATATCATTCTCATCGAACAAAATAGGACAAAAGGCTTCCAGCTTCTCATTTCGCGCGCCTCTTCCCGCTTCCTGTGCATAGTTCTCCAAAGAGTCCGAGACCTCGTAGTGGATGACGTTGGTGATGTCCGCTTTATCTACGCCCATCCCAAATGCTGTGGTCGCGACAATAACATCAATACGGTTCTCAATATAGTCTTTGAGTATTTGCATCTTCTCTTGCGAATCAAGCTTGGAGTGAAAAGAGCGCACCGTTTTGTCCGTATCAATATTGAGTTGTTCGGCGATTTTGTCACACTCTTTAGTCGACGATGGGATATACACCAGTGTTGCGCCATTATGCTCATTGATCAGTTTCAAAAGTGCTGGATACTTCTCTCTGTTCTCAGCAGGCAGTGCTTTGTATTTGAGGTTTTTTCTCTCAGGCTTGGCGACATACTCATCAAGCTTTAACCCCAACCCCTCAAAGAAATACGTTTTAATATCGTCAATTACATCCTTTTTCGCCGTTGCAGTAAAACAGGAAACAGGGATATGATCCTGATAGTTCTTTGCTTCAAGCAGATCGTTAATATAGTCACAAATATAGTAGTAGTCCTGTCTAAAGTCATTTCCCCATGTAGAGAGACAGTGTGCTTCATCGACCACAAAGCGTTCAATGAGCCTGTTTTTCAAGATATTGAAGATCATATTCGAGCGTAATGACTCAGGTGCCAAGTAAAGAATATCCGCTTCTCCATTCACCACCTGCTCTATTGCTTCACTTCGTTCAAGCGGGCTCATGTATCCACTAATGGCTACGGCTTTGTAGTTAGCCACCTTGGCATTAAAACTTGTAATATGGTCTTCTATCAATGCTTGCAAAGGTGAAATGACAACGGTTAACGACTTGGTCGTTTTTGCCTTGATGATCGCCGGCAGCCAGAATGTGAATGTCTTACCTCCACCGGTAGGTAAGACGGCAAGAAAAGAGTCATTGTTCAATGAAGCTTCAATAATATCTTTTTGGGAGACCTGCGAACTGAGTAGCGTAGGGTTCAGTTTTGGAAAGATCCTAAAAGTGCCGAAGCCGAATGTCTCCTTGGAAAAAGCACTTAAGCTTTTCTTTTCGTAAGAGAGGTCAAAACAGAGTTCTCTTTGGATATTGACAATATCCGGATGGCGGAACAGGATTCTTGGCGGATGCGATTTGATCTCAATGTGTGGCGTTAAGAGAGCGATAATATATGCAAGCTCAACAGGGTGCTTTTTGATCACCTCTTTGAGATACTTGGTATTTTTGATGACCTGTTCGTATTCGCCGGAAATAATGCTATGAAGTTCTTTTGCATCCATGAACACAAAGGACCGATCATTCGATAAGTAATCAAAAAAGCCGCTGAAGTGCTCCTCTTCTCTCAAAAGAGAATAAAAGATATTTTGAAGTTTCCTCTCCAACAATAAAAAACGTGTCTCTATGCGTCCAAAAAGTTCAGCAGTCAATTTGGAATCCTCTACCGGATCATTTTTAAAGTCATCTTCACTCTTATAGTTTTTTGGTAAAGCATGTATCGATTTTTCATTAAAAAGCAAGAGAGAAAGAGACAAGGTATCTATAATCTTATGCGCTTTTAATGCATAATAAAGCGTGGTGTCTCTTAATATCTCCAGATCGAAATCGATAAAGTTATGCCCACACATATAACGGGCATTGCAGAATTTAATAAAGTTGACCGTCTCCTTAATGCCGGTGGTGTTATGTGTACGGTTTTTATACACCATTCCAAGTTCATAGATCTTCTTCGTATGTTTATCTACTTCAAGATCTAAAAATATGATATTTTGATAATTGATTTCAGCAACCATTGTAAGATCTGTCTTCCTCTCTTGTTTATATAATTCTATCATATCATTTTATATTCCCTAAACCTTTCTTGGCTATAATTCCACTTAAACTCAAAATAGGAGAAGTATCATGCTGCGTGGTTTTGGTAAGAACTACTTTACATTGTCGTCCATACTTGCACACGCTGTTGCGCACAAGCTTCAGGCACAGGTAACCTCTACACAAACACTTCTCCGCCTTAACAATGACAAGGAGTCTTCGGAGGACGGTGATCCGCCTGAAGAGCTGCTTGAAGAGCGTACGGCACTCCAGCCGGTCAACCCCTGCCATTGTAACTGTTACTATAAACGCAAAGCCCGTCTGGTGCTTCTGCTCAACCACTTCATTCCCCGTTGTCCATTCTATACAACATTTTATGCCTTTCGGCGTACGGGTGTGCACCCTCCCCTTTTTTCTTCATAACTATTTTTAGATTAAGATCACTATTTGTTTAACCGGCAACCACCCACAAACGGTGGGTAAGAGTGCCCACCCTACACATACGGATTGTACGGTTTTCATTACACTATTGTATGAAAAAAGGATACACACATGTCACACAACTATGTTATCGGATTCCCACGTATTGGGGAGCAGAGAGAACTTAAAAAAGTACTGGAAAAGTTCTGGGCAAAAGAGACTGATTTTGCAGAGGTTGAGAGAGTAGCTTCCGAACTCAGAGCAAGACACTGGCACTACCAAAAAGAGGCAGGCATTGATTTCATTGCAAGCAACGACTTCTCACTTTATGACAATATGCTCGACACTGCTGTCATGCTTGGAGCAATCCCCGCACGTTTCAAAGGGCTTGAGAATGAAGAGCTCTACTTTGCCATGGCCAGAGGGAATAAAGATGCCGTGGCAATGGAGATGACCAAGTGGTTTAATACCAACTACCACTACATCGTACCCGAATTAAGCAAAGAAGACAACTATGTACTCAATGCCAGCAAGATCATCGGTGAATATAAAGAGGCAAAAGCACAGGGTATCAGAACCAAGATAAATCTTATCGGGCCCATCACCTTCCTTGGACTCTCCAAACGTGTAGACAGAGGCGATACCTATGAATTTTTCGGGAAAATTCTGCCACTTTATGAACAGCTTATCAAAGAGATATCCACTTTGGATGAAACAGTAACCGTACAGATTGATGAGCCTATTTTTGTCAAAGACGTGGAGTCAAAAGTACTTAGTCTGATCAAACCGTGTTACGATGCACTGTGCCATGCTGCTGACAATGTCAAAATCATAGTGACAACTTACTTCGAACACTCCAATGAAGCCAGTAAAGTACTTGTCCATACTCCGGTATGGGGTATTGGACTTGACTTCCTTTACGGAGACAAAAACCTTCAAAGTCTTGAACAGATCGCCAACAACGGAAAATATCTTATTGCAGGTATCGTAGATGGACGTAATATTTGGAAAAACGATATTGAAGCAAGCCTCGCACTGCTTGATACGATTTCCTACAAAATTGATAAAAGCAGGATTATTGTCTCTACCTCATGTTCTCTGCTGCACACACCTTTTACACTTAGATATGAAGAGAAGATGGATCCGGAAATAAAAAACTGGCTTTCCTATGCTGTTGAAAAACTTGATGAAATAAACCTTATTAGCAAATCTTTTTTTGGTGAGAAGTTAAACGAAGAGGAGAGATCTGCGCTTGAGGCAAATCAAAAAGCAAATCAAAGCAGACGTATTTCCTCACGTATTCATGATGAAACCGTTCAACAGCGTGTAGCCGGTCTGACAAAGCTTCAGCGTGACGGAAAGTATGAGGAGCGTATCAAAATACAACATGAAGCACTTGCATACAAGCCATTAGCAACCACAACCATCGGATCTTTTCCCCAGACACCAGAGGTCAGACAGGCTAGACGAAATTATAAAAACGGTATCATCAACGAAACGGAATACATCAATGAAATGAAAGCATATATTGATGAGTGTATCGCTTTCCAGGAAACATGCGGGCTTGAAATACTTGTCCATGGCGAACCTGAACGTAATGATATGGTCGAATATTTCGGCGAACAACTTAAAGGCTATGGATTTAGCCAGAACGGATGGGTACAAAGCTATGGAAGCCGATGTGTTAAGCCACCGTTCATTTACGGAGATATCAGCCGTCCCAAACCTATGACTGTTGACTGGATAACCTATGCACAGAGTAAAACGAAGAAGATCATGAAAGGTATGCTCACCGGTCCGGTTACCATTCTCAACTGGTCATTCGTTCGTGATGACCTGCCAAGAAGTGAAGTAAGCAAACAGATCGCCATTGCTATCTGTGATGAAGTAAAAGATCTGCAGGAAGCAGGTATTAAAGTTATCCAGGTTGATGAGGCAGCTTTTAAAGAGGGATATCCCCTTAGAAGCGAGAATGTTCCAACCTATGAAAGCTGGGCGGTACGGGATTTCAAGATCGCTGTAAGTTCTGCAAACAAAGAGACACAGATACACACCCATATGTGTTACTCTGAGTTCAATGACATCATCCGAACCATTGAAGCCATGGATGCCGATGTCATCTCCATAGAGACGGCAAGAAGCGGTAACGAACTGCTCAAGATCTTCGCCGAAGTCGGGTACAAACAGGAAGTAGGACCTGGTGTCTATGATATCCACTCTCCACGTATCCCAAGTGTAGAGGAGATCGTCGAACAGATCAGGAAACTCTTGGAGGTCCTACCAAAAGAGCAGCTCTGGATCAACCCTGACTGTGGTTTGAAAACCCGTAAATGGGAAGAGGTCAAACCGAGTCTGGAGAACATGGTAAAAGCTGTACAGATCGTACGTGACGAGTTGGGTGTTTAACTCTGTCACGCAGGGTGCATTTCAAGCCGTTACATGATATGAACCGGCGGTGCCCTGCACCTCCTTCACTGCTTTTATAACTCATTATATCGGGTTGTATCATAGTCCCCTTCTTACATATATAGCAGACTATGCCTGCTCCTATACTACACACTGTTTGCACACTATATACATATGATTAATACAAGAGATACTTTTTATATTTTGAGAGGGTTTATCCCGGATTATCTATAAAACCGTGATACAATCCTAATCATGACAACGGTCCGGTAAAAAAGGAAACGTACATCAAAATATTTTTGTAAAGACAGCATACATCCATATGTATAAATACCAAGTATGGAGCCAGAAAGAAATGGATAGAAGATATTTTTTATGTTATTCCACTATTACAGCTACCCTCCTGCTGAGCGGTTGTGAAGAGCATACCCCGCAAGAAGAACAACCGAAGCAAAAAGTTGCCTCCTCTGAAAAAAAAGATATTAAAAGAACAGAAACAAAACCTTTTACCCAGGAACTCAAAATTCCCGAAGAGATCAGTTTCAGCAAAACAAAGAAGGCTAAATTCAGCTCACAAAAGAGTCTTGTACAGATCTATACCGATAAGCCGACGGAAGTCTTGACCTTTCGGGGAATGTTACCCAATCCTACAATACGAATAAAAAGGGGAGAGAACTTTGACCTGGAATTTACCAACAGATTACCCCAGCCTACTATTATTCATTGGCACGGCCTGATCGTACCTTCAGTAATGGATGGTCACCCAAAAGATGTCATTCCTGCAAACAAAACCAAACACTACCACTATAAAGTAGATCAAAGTGCAGGGACATTTTGGTACCATACCCACCCCCATGCCAGAACAGGGAAAGAGATCTATCATGGACTCTCTGGATTTTACATCATCGAAGATGATGAAGAGAAGAGACTGAATCTTCCAAGCGGCGAATTTGATCTGCCACTTTCCATCCAGGACAGAAGGTTTGATGAAAACCGAAAACTGTTCTATAAAGACAAAGAGGTTCCACAGGACAATAACGGTGTTTTGGGAGATGTGATCCTGGTCAATGCAACCCCTTTCCCTTACAAAAATGTAAAAAACAGAAAATACCGGCTCAGAATTCTTAACAGTTCAAGTGTCAGAACCTACAATCTGGCTTTTGACGGGATCGAAGAATTTGCACTTATTGCAACAGATGCCGGCCTTTTAGAAGCACCTTTAATGGTTAAAAATGTCATTGTATCCGTAGCAGAACGTATTGATATAGTCATAGATTTCAAAGACAAGCGTATCGGTGATACAGTTACACTGAAAAACCTTGGTTTTAAAGAAGTAAGCAATCTAAAACTCCATCCGAAATATCCTGACTTTGATGCCAAAATGGATATTATGCAGTTCCATATCAGTGAAAAAGCAGAAGATACCAGCTCTCTGCCTGCAAAACTGGTACATATACCAAGGATGAAAGCGTCTGAGGCAGTCAGAACCAGAACGATCACAATGGAGATGATAGCAGGTGGCCTATGGACATTAAACAGGAAGCCTTACGATATGTACCGGATTGATGAGAGGGTAAAGCTTGGTACAACAGAGATCTGGGAACTTAAAAACAGTGTACATATGGGTCACCCTTTCCATATGCATGGTGTTCGCTTCCAGGTGCTTGATAGAAGCGGTAAAATAGACTTTCCTACCGATAAAGGCTGGAAAGACACAGTCCTTGTCATGCCGTTTGAAACGGTTCGGATCATCGTGAAGTTTACAATGCCGGGGCTGTTCTTATATCATTGCCATATACTTGAACATGAAGATCAGGCAATGATGGCGAATTTTTTCGTAGAACGATAGTCTCCACTTCATATCTTTTTTTGTTCATTACTCACAGGAAGTAAAAAACAGAGAAGAACTACTCCTCCGTTTTTATCTCAACAAGCTCAGTAAGAAGCTCTTCTGCTTCCTCTTCATCCATCTCATCACGTTTAATCTCTTCAACCATAGCAAAGCACTCCGTTCGCATATCTCTCATCTCTTCAAGGTCTGCCTTCTGTTCTGCTGATGCATTTTTTGCTTTATCGATCGCAGCAAAAAGTTCATCGATTGCAACTTCAAGATCAGGGATCACTTCATTCTCAAGCAGGTTTTTGAGTTTTTCTGTATTTGTCATTATGGTTTTTCCTATGTAAATAATTATTATCGTATTGTAGCGAAAAAGAGATATGAAGGTTAACACCAAAAACTCTATATCTATTAGATTTGGTTTGAAGTATGATATAGAATAAAAACGCTAATTGTTTCAGTGTGCAGTAGATTTGATTGATCGGTGTGAGTGAAGCGAGAGAGCATACTTAAAGACCGAACGGAACGAAGCCGATCGGTCACATGTGCTGTGCAATGGAACAATTAGTTGCAGCCGCAACCACCACCACCGTGAGAGTGTCCACCCTGTGGTGCACTTGCAGCACCTGCACCAGTACTGCAGGCACTTACGCCTGGAGGTGTAGTTGGTTGAATTGCCTGGTTGTCCGCACCGCCTTCTGCCTGTACCTTGTCAATAAAAGCAAGAAGATTGCTTGCAGCTTCCTGATAACGTTTTGCCGTTTCAGAATCCGGTTTATGATAAGTAACCGGCATACCTGTATCTCCCCCTACTCTGATCGCCGGTTCTATCGGGATACGTGCAATAACATTGGTATCGTACTCTTTGGCAACAGGCTCGGTTGTACCCATACCGAAAATATCAGATTCGGTTTCACATGAAGGACAGATAAATCCGCTCATATTCTCAATGATACCTGCAGTCGGGATATGCAGTTTCTGGAACATATCGAGAGATCTTCTGGAGTCATCCAGAGAAACCTCCTGAGGTGTTGTTACCGTAATACCCGCCGTTACAGGTACAGACTGTGCCAAAGTAAGCTGGGCATCACCGGTTCCCGGAGGCATATCTATCACCAGTACATCCAGTTCGGACCACAGGATATCTCTAAGGAACTGCTCGATCGCTTTCATGATCATAGAACCTCTCCAGATAAGAGACTGGCCAGGTTCCATCAAAGAACCCATAGACATTATTTCTACACCATAAGCTTTCAGAGGCAGTACTTTATTACCCTGAATTTCAGGCTTTTGATCTTCAACGCCCATCATACGAGGGATGTTCGGTCCGTAGATGTCTGCATCCAGAAGTCCAACTTTCTTTCCTTGCATCGCCATAGCTATTGCCAGGTTCACAGAAGTAGTCGATTTCCCAACCCCTCCTTTTCCTGAGCTGACCATCACAAAACTTTTAACATGCGGTGCAATATTTTTACCGCTGACAGAGTTACTCATCTGCTTTGGTGCCTGCGGTGCTTTA
Coding sequences within it:
- a CDS encoding RecQ family ATP-dependent DNA helicase, giving the protein MIELYKQERKTDLTMVAEINYQNIIFLDLEVDKHTKKIYELGMVYKNRTHNTTGIKETVNFIKFCNARYMCGHNFIDFDLEILRDTTLYYALKAHKIIDTLSLSLLLFNEKSIHALPKNYKSEDDFKNDPVEDSKLTAELFGRIETRFLLLERKLQNIFYSLLREEEHFSGFFDYLSNDRSFVFMDAKELHSIISGEYEQVIKNTKYLKEVIKKHPVELAYIIALLTPHIEIKSHPPRILFRHPDIVNIQRELCFDLSYEKKSLSAFSKETFGFGTFRIFPKLNPTLLSSQVSQKDIIEASLNNDSFLAVLPTGGGKTFTFWLPAIIKAKTTKSLTVVISPLQALIEDHITSFNAKVANYKAVAISGYMSPLERSEAIEQVVNGEADILYLAPESLRSNMIFNILKNRLIERFVVDEAHCLSTWGNDFRQDYYYICDYINDLLEAKNYQDHIPVSCFTATAKKDVIDDIKTYFFEGLGLKLDEYVAKPERKNLKYKALPAENREKYPALLKLINEHNGATLVYIPSSTKECDKIAEQLNIDTDKTVRSFHSKLDSQEKMQILKDYIENRIDVIVATTAFGMGVDKADITNVIHYEVSDSLENYAQEAGRGARNEKLEAFCPILFDENDMDKHFAALNRSKITAAEINSVFQVIKRAKGDTVTKTAFEIALEAGWDIEDSAVDYGTKVKTALLELEREGYISRKRNKTRFFADSVAAQSMDKLHQTLADQTLEQKDKELLILVLQHILHRGSTGSIQIDELAFLLGAEKSAIALAIQQLKEMSILGDSKDLSLMIFKNALKMFREIRQIEQSLVSYLLSLDRETVSIKELSEHLYSTGVIQKNESTRIRDLLRNLRDKSSFMFKRISRQYDLWYFKVIDEETFQNDLKSKHTISKKIITDFICQIPEKQKEAKVEFSLKQLRKKIGKQYSMKAIDKALLYLHHMRIVELLNGRFISYSPMIITKEEEMKRINKKYTKQDYKHRMEPHYRSKVEAIHIMGEYGKILQYDPTRAGKFLRDYFTMEYDSFKKKYALVKAKITRPITQRRYNKIFAEMSDEQKAVIIDRETKAMMVLAGPGSGKTKVLVHKIASLILTEDIKPEQFMMLTFSRTAANEFRSRLYKLVGEISYDIEIYTFHAYALKLIGRVVKEDDDILHNAIGEAVRQIVNGDISLPFKSVLVLDEYQDINQDSFDLVKEIYHANREMRIIAVGDDDQCIMDHAGADVRFIDVFKEVFGKDDEGNDNYKQYELLTNFRSTRRIVSYTNTFIERVQKRYKTHPLVPYSEEEGSVTVQTCLWNDLVMPAVKKVETEEMFQNCAVLAYTNAEVMRLYSLLDTKGITVKYILDRDGFSLKNLVEIIYFDQVLSEINKHESLYRAEDFREAFALTQVRFNGSKNLPLLEKVIDKFLLESLTYHISQWLAYLDEIKFEDFESYHKTVTVSTIHKSKGMEFDKVILLVAPDRMPKKDEEYRLFYVGMTRAKQELTILMHGKQNLSKTDENVRYLFDETHYNSKDEQVTLIMGLKDIVLGFDNAMNMQGDEIIAGEVVTFKQRGENRPFSIFYKGLQIGLLSKRFYADLQGYFEKGYQVGKAYIDHVVVWYDKEKDAYLKHPLCKVVLTK
- the thiC gene encoding phosphomethylpyrimidine synthase ThiC, translated to MTTSVNTTKSLFEASEEIITRDPLPGSSKVYVNGKIHPHIRVPMRKITLSNDEELVVYDTSGVYTDPNVEIDVTKGIDPIRQEWIKARGDVEPYEGRIIKPVDNGYNTDEQLEFVTAGSKGLHRTPLRAKKGKNVTQLHYARQGIITPEMEYIAIRENQKLEWTKAYLADEERNGRLKGENFGANLPEEITPEFVRKEVAEGRAVIPLNINHPEVEPMIIGRNFLVKVNSNIGNSATTSSIAEEVEKMVWATRWGSDTVMDLSTGKNIHTTRDWILRNSPVPIGTVPIYQALEKVNGVAEDLTWEVFKDTLIEQAEQGVDYFTIHAGLLLHHVPMTAKRVTGIVSRGGSIMAKWMIHHHQENFLYTHFEEICEIMKAYDITFSLGDGLRPGSVADANDEAQFAELKTLGELTKIAWEHDVQVLIEGPGHVPMHMIKENMEKQLEYCHEAPFYTLGPLTTDIAPGYDHITSGIGAAMIGWYGTAMLCYVTPKEHLGLPNRDDVKEGLITYKLAAHAADIAKGHPGAIARDHAMSLARFEFRWVDQFNIGLDPERAREYHDETMPMEAAKTAHFCSMCGPKFCSMKISAEVRDYAAEQESLSEEEIKKGMDEMSQKFQELGGEVYIESAKLESQN
- a CDS encoding oleate hydratase produces the protein MASLAAAHYLIRDGYMKGDRQPPDVVPQGSVNLAFLRQFAEIEGDCIFTIEYSVHSAMMTIYSLLNLEKNPPNILPQPVRHPRP